A single window of Maylandia zebra isolate NMK-2024a linkage group LG2, Mzebra_GT3a, whole genome shotgun sequence DNA harbors:
- the cnga2a gene encoding cyclic nucleotide-gated cation channel codes for MTGLVQDSHRLSVKTWTEEESDRAESTLSRGQSICDDTSSELQQMAAIDRRDAGSQNSFRARGALSRIVSMVMTLREWAQKSLAEETERPDSFLERFRGPANMDIQAPPSRFSHSRTGSDADHEIRRSRRTRKKCNIVVLSPSDDAYYYWLMVIGAAAFYNWTLLVVRACFDELQMRNVLIWQVLDYTCDGVYILDIAVRLHTGFLDQGLMIKDVRRLRETYIRTLQCQFDICSILPTDLLYLIVGIGYTPLLRFNRLLRLPRLFEFFERTETRTGYPNAFRICKLILYILVIIHWNACGYYSFSKILGLGSDSWVYPNASDPEFGTLSRSYIYCLYWSTMTLTTIGETPPPVRDEEYLFLIFDFLVGVLIFASIVGNVGSMISNMNATRATFQTRVDGLKHYMHFRHVSKVLEQRVIRWFDYLWTNQKTIDEQEVLKSLPNKLRAEIAINVHLDTLKKVRIFQDCEAGLLVELVLKLRPQVFSPGDYICRKGDVGKEMYIIKEGRLAVVGEDGVTQLAVLTAGSCFGEISILNISGSKMGNRRTANIRSLGYSDLFCLSKQDLMDALQEFPHARAQLEQRGRDILMKEGLLEELNVSAGEELETKVERLETSLDRLQTCLARLQSEFNSSQLRLKQRITALESNIPTAATGSGFLSDADGNESISGGDSVRSEITFRF; via the exons ATGACGGGTCTGGTTCAGGATTCTCACAGGCTGTCTGTGAAAACATGGACAGAGGAGGAGAGTGACCGAGCTGAGAGCACACTtagcag AGGACAGTCAATATGTGACGACACTTCTTCAGAGCTACAGCAAATGGCAGCCATTGACAGGAGAGATGCTGGTTCCCAGAATTCCTTTCGGGCCCGAGGGGCTCTGTCCAG GATAGTCAGTATGGTGATGACCCTGAGAGAATGGGCGCAGAAGAGTTTGGCTGAGGAGACGGAGCGACCGGATTCTTTCCTGGAGCGGTTCAGAGGCCCTGCTAACATGGACATACAGGCGCCGCCCAGCAGGTTCAGCCACAGCCGTACCGGCTCAGATGCAGATCACGAAATCAGACGCTCCAGACGCAC gagaaaaaagtgtaatattgtGGTTTTATCTCCATCTGATGACGCGTACTATTACTGGCTGATGGTGATTGGTGCTGCAGCCTTTTACAACTGGACCCTGCTAGTTGTCAG GGCTTGTTTCGATGAACTCCAGATGAGAAATGTGCTCATCTGGCAAGTGCTGGACTACACCTGTGATGGAGTCTATATCCTGGATATTGCTGTTCGGCTTCACACAG GTTTCTTGGATCAAGGCTTGATGATCAAAGATGTGCGCCGTCTGAGAGAAACCTACATTCGAACGTTACAGTGTCAGTTTGACATCTGCTCCATTCTTCCAACTGACCTCTTGTACCTGATTGTTGGAATCGGCTACACTCCGCTTCTTCGATTCAACAGACTGCTGCGCCTGCCCCGTCTCTTTGAGTTCTTTGAGCGTACAGAAACACGAACGGGTTACCCCAATGCTTTCCGCATCTGTAAACTGATTCTGTACATCCTGGTCATAATCCATTGGAATGCCTGCGGATACTACAGCTTCTCCAAAATCCTGGGACTGGGCTCTGACTCCTGGGTTTATCCCAATGCGTCTGACCCTGAGTTCGGCACCTTGTCACGAAGTTATATATACTGCCTATACTGGTCGACCATGACGCTGACCACTATAGGAGAAACTCCTCCACCCGTTAGAGATGAAGAATATCTGTTCCTGATATTTGACTTTCTG GTTGGTGTTCTGATATTTGCCTCCATTGTGGGTAATGTTGGATCCATGATTTCTAATATGAATGCAACAAGAGCAACCTTTCAAACACGTGTAGATGGACTCAAACACTACATGCACTTCAGACATGTCAGCAAGGTGCTGGAGCAGCGTGTCATCCGCTGGTTTGACTACCTTTGGACCAATCAGAAGACAATTGATGAACAAGAAGTCCTCAAGAGTCTGCCTAATAAACTGCGAGCTGAGATAGCTATCAATGTTCACCTGGACACACTTAAGAAG GTGCGTATCTTCCAGGACTGTGAGGCAGGCCTCCTTGTAGAATTGGTGTTAAAACTCCGACCGCAAGTTTTCAGTCCTGGAGACTACATCTGTAGAAAG GGAGATGTGGGTAAAGAGATGTACATAATTAAAGAGGGCCGCCTGGCAGTGGTTGGGGAGGATGGCGTCACACAGTTAGCTGTTCTGACCGCAGGAAGTTGCTTTGGTGAAATCAGCATCCTAAACATCAGTGGCAGCAAGATGGGGAATAGACGCACGGCTAATATTAGGAGCCTTGGATATTCTGACCTGTTCTGCCTTTCCAAACAAGACCTGATGGATGCGCTACAGGAGTTTCCCCATGCCAGGGCACAGCTGGAGCAGAGGGGGCGGGACATCCTGATGAAGGAGGGACTTCTGGAGGAACTGAATGTGTCTGCAGGGGAGGAGTTGGAGACGAAGGTGGAGAGGCTAGAAACCAGTCTTGATCGATTGCAG ACGTGTTTGGCCCGTCTGCAGAGTGAATTCAACTCATCCCAGCTTCGACTGAAACAGCGAATAACGGCCCTGGAAAGCAACATCCCCACAGCAGCAACTGGCAGCGGCTTCCTGTCAGATGCTGACGGCAATGAGAGTATTTCTGGTGGTGACAGTGTGCGAAGTGAAATTACCTTCCGATTTTAA
- the LOC105941199 gene encoding calnexin, with amino-acid sequence MDTSFLVLCMMLAADVTPASATANPSIIETLILATFQRPWLWGLYVFVVGLPIVLFISFMWPDKRFGPPDQPYYYKKSDEDQSDDLELSPPRKSIEKDSCTRARTSEQETQQTHKNLLRRKAKE; translated from the exons ATGGACACCAGCTTTCTGGTGCTGTGCATGATGCTGGCAGCAGATGTGACACCAGCTTCTGCTACAGCAAAT CCAAGCATCATAGAGACCCTCATTCTGGCCACTTTCCAGCGTCCCTGGCTCTGGGGTCTCTATGTCTTTGTTGTTGGACTCCCCATCGTTCTCTTCATAAGCTTCATGTGGCCAGACAAG AGGTTTGGTCCCCCTGATCAACCATATTACTATAAGAAGAGTGATGAGGATCAATCAGATGACCTTGAGCTCTCACCACCAAGGAAATCGATAGAAAAag ATTCATGCACCAGAGCAAGAACCTCAGAACAGGAAACCCAACAAACTCACAAGAACCTGCTGAGAAGAAAGGCTAAGGAATGA
- the fgl1 gene encoding fibrinogen-like protein 1, whose translation MRGSLLLLLILTAYIQSLCASDSCREEAARLRERENLLKGQLQKQELLLHRLQLLNQPRNNKVRGDQSQDRQYADCSQVFSAGHKSSGLYRIKANDSPSPVQVYCDMSDGGGWTIIQRRISGARTFNRSWEEYKNGFGEMDAEFWLGNDNLHYITEQGNYTLRINLEDFDGNQRYAEYKNFRVTDEKDHYRLSFGVYVGTAGDALSGTYQVGVSDWASHQGIKFSTYDQDNDNYKGNCAEEDKGGWWFNKCHSAHLNGRYYPSGYYNSVTDDGVVWYTWRGWWYSLKTSIMKLRPTAFEIDPIDDPNVVHRSPDSQAEEDLKSIVGRN comes from the exons ATGAGAGGCtctctgttgctgctgctcATACTGACAGCTTATATCCAGTCTCTGTGT GCGTCAGACAGTTGCCGTGAGGAGGCGGCTCGTCTGCGGGAGCGGGAGAATCTTCTGAAGGGCCAACTTCAGAAGCAAGAGCTTCTTCTGCACAGATTACAGCTCCTGAACCAGCCTCGTAACAACAAAGTCAGAGGTGACCAGAGCCAGGACAGACAGTATGCAG ATTGCTCCCAGGTCTTCAGCGCTGGCCACAAATCCAGTGGTTTATACAGAATCAAAGCCAATGACAGCCCTTCTCCAGTCCAAGTGTACTGTGATATGAGCGACGGAGGTGGTTGGACCATCATTCAGAGACGGATCAGCGGAGCTCGGACATTTAACAG GTCATGGGAAGAGTACAAGAATGGTTTTGGGGAAATGGATGCAGAATTTTGGCTCGGAAATGACAACCTGCATTACATCACCGAACAAG GGAATTATACTCTGAGAATCAACTTGGAAGATTTCGATGGTAACCAGCGCTACGCTGAGTACAAGAACTTCAGAGTCACGGATGAAAAG GATCACTATCGCCTTAGCTTTGGAGTCTATGTAGGTACAGCTGGAGATGCTCTTTCTGGAACCTATCAGGTTGGGGTTTCAGACTGGGCCAGCCACCAAGGCATTAAATTTAGCACCTATGACCAGGACAACGATAACTACAAGGGAAACTGTGCCGAAGAAGACAAAGGAGGCTGGTGGTTCAACAA GTGTCACTCAGCCCATCTCAATGGCAGATACTATCCCAGTGGGTACTACAACTCTGTAACAGATGATGGTGTAGTTTGGTACACTTGGAGAGGATGGTGGTACTCTCTGAAAACCAGCATCATGAAGCTGAGACCCACTGCCTTCGAAATTGATCCCATTGATGACCCCAATGTGGTTCATCGCAGCCCCGATTCACAGGCCGAAGAAGATCTCAAATCAATTGTGGGTAGAAACTAA